The window TCCAGCGAAAGGCCCATCAGGTAATAGCGTGCCTGGCTGTTGTATTTCATATTGTCGGCCTGGGCACCCAGGTCCAGGAAAGCATTCACCTTTGGCACCCAGTTTTGCTGTTTCAGCTGCACTAGTGTCTGGTTGAGGCGCTCTCCTGCCTGTACCATCTGCAGCTCTTCCCGGTGCGAAACCGCAGCCTGGTTTTGAGCCAGCAGGAGGGGCACGGCACTTACAGCTTCTTCAATGCCTTCAGTAGGCACAATGGAAGAAGTCTGAGGCCTGTTAAGCAAAAAGTTAAAGTAGCGCTGTGCATTCAGGCTGTTGTTCTCTGCCTCCTGCAGCTGAGCTTTTACACCCTCCAGCTCACTTTGGGCCCGCAATACTGTGGCCGGTAAACCTTTGCCATTGCGCAGCAGCGACTGGTTTACCTCCAGGTTTTGCGCTACCAGCTCCAGGGCACTCTGCCAGATCTTGACGGCTTCCAGTGCGCTTAGGTAGTTGTAATAAGCCAGCTTGATGTTCTTGACCAGCTCCCGTTCATAAGCCTTTACCTCCCACTCCTGCAGCTGTACCCGCTCGTGCTGAATGCGCCTGTTGTTGTAGAGGTCGGTATTTAGCAGCGGGACGGCGGTGCGCAGGTGTGCATCGTAAAAATTTTGCGGAAAAAAGCTCTGCTTCACATTTTCAATCTGCGGAAAATTATTGGTCTCCGTCAGCTGGTTAAGGGTGCTGTAAACAGGGTTCAGCATGTCGCCAATGGGTAAATCAATGGCACGGCCGCCATTGCCATGGATATAGCCGGCATTAAAGGAAACAGCGGGTAAAAAATAACTACTGGCAACCTTAAGCGCATGGGTGGCTTTTTCCAGCCCAATATTCTTTTGCTGCAGGATAAGGTTTGTCTGCAGGCCCTCGCGGATGTACTGCTGCAGGGGTTCTTCCCGGGCAGAAGGCTGGCTTAGGGTGTGGAAGGAGATGTTGCTAAAAAAAAGCAAAAGTAGTCCCCTTACGAGTTTGGAATAGGTACTCATATACATTGTATTTAAAATGAACACTGTTTATCAGAAGGGCAAAAAAATAGCAAATGCCGGCTGGTTTCTTGAAATGTAAACCAGTAACCAGATGCATGCTGGTAGCTATGTGTAGGCTGAAAATAAACCCGGAGGCAGCGCTGCAGTTCAGTAACTACATGCAGTTCAGCATTTGCACAAATGTGTCGTACCCTAAAGTTTCAATGGTTTCCCTTTTTTCATCGCTGATTACGCGGCAGCGCCCACGGATGCTGATGGTGGCCATACCATGTACAGTCGACCAGATCACATAAGCCATTTCCTCGGTATCATATCCTTTAAAATGTCCCTGTTCTATACAGGCCTGCACCACTTGTACCAGCACATTAAAGGCCGTCTGCCCTTCATCCCAACAGGCTTCTGCTTCTAACACATTCATAGGCGCCCTGATCACAAACATCAGGTCATAGTACTCCGGATTCTCCATGGCAAAGTTCAGGTACAGCTTTCCCATTGCCTTAAGCCGCTCAAAAGGATCGGCTACCACCTGCAGTACGCCAAACTGCTGCCTAAGCAGCATAAAACCCTCCTGCTGCAGGGCATGAAAAATAGAATCCTTATCTTTAAAATGCAGATAGATAGTGCCCGGACTGTATTCTATGCGATCTGCAATATTGCGTATACTGGTTTGGGCATAGCCTTTTTCAAAAAAGATTTCCTTCGCTGCCTTTAAAATCAGCCCCTTCAGCTCTTCCTTCTCCCGTTCTTTCCTGTCTTTGGTTCCCATATATCGTATATACACCACAAACATAATGAACAGTGTTCAGTAAACCAACACGTATTCATTAATTTTTTAACCAGCGCTAAAATAAAGTTATTAATCTGATGCAAAACAGCTGTATCGCCTCCTCTATTTGGTGTGATCGGCGTATTTCCAGTAGGCAATGGTTGCAAAATAACCTGCTATGGCTGTCAGGAGCAGGATTGCATAGCTCAATACATCCAGCTGGTCTTTATATTCTCCACCGGCACCGCTAAACAGCCCTGGTACCGACCAGGGAAAGTAATAGCCATAGCCTGTCGCAGCTACAATCTGCGAAAGCACCAGTGCCAGTGCTACAAAACCCAAAGGGGCCAGGTACCCTTTGCCCCAGATGGCAAAAAAAGCGATAGGCGTTCCCAGTAAAAGCGTGAGTGCTGCTGTGGTAAAATAATCTTTAAGATGTGCAGCAACAGCTCCATAATCTGTTGCAGTTAACTGCAGCAGACTGCCGATGGCGAAACCGATCAGCAGGTTAGAGAGGACCAGGGCAAAGCACCAGGCAGCGTATACCATGAATTTGGCGTGGATGATCCTGGTTCTGGAGGTAGGCAGCGCCAGAAGATCCTTTGTGGTTCCCTCTGAATATTCCCTGCCAAAGATCCAGCTCGCTACAAAGCCAAACACCAATACGCCACCCACACCAAGGGCCTGGCTCAGGATGCCGAAATAAGAATTCCAGTCGGCTGTAAAGCCGATCATCTGTGCTTTTGTATTAAGCGCGCTTGCTTTGGCAATGGCGTCCGGATTCCGCATGATCAGCATAAAAACACCACCCATCAGGGGTGCCAGTCCAAAGGCAACAAACGTTACCCACAGTATATGGGAGTATCTGTTTTTAAGCAGCTCCGCTTTCAGTGCTCCTATTTGCGCTTCCATCTGATGCTATTCTTTGATTGTTCGTAAAAAGTACATTTCGAGATCTTCGGTATACAAATACAGCTGTTTTGGCGGGTAAGCTTTTTCTGCCAGCAGCCTGCTAATGTTTTCCGGATGTGCAATTGCCCGATGATCAGAGATTTCAATTTCATTGTTTTCATTCAGCACAGCTCCGTAGTTGGCGCTGATCAGGTAGTGTATTGCGCTGCTGTTGTCGTTGGTGGTGACCAGAATTTTCCGAAGCAGCTGTCCCGATAACTCCTTTGTGGTTAGCTCCTTCATGAGTCTGCCAGCATGTATGATCCCAATTCTGCTGGCTACCTTTGCAATTTCTCCGAGAATGTGGCTTGACAGAAAAATTGTGGAGCCACGACTGGCAAGCTCCTTCAGGAGGCTTCTTACTTCTACGATCCCTTCAGGGTCCAACCCATTGATGGGCTCATCAAGGATCAGCAGCCTGGGCTGGTGCATGAGTGCTTTTGCTATACCCAGCCTTTGCTGGTTGCCCAGAGACAGGTGCCTGGCCTTTACATCACGATACTGGCCTAGTTTGAGCTTTTCGATCGTTTCAGTGATAAGCCCCGGATGCTTAAGCTGCCTGAGCTGATAGTAGACTTTAAGGTTTTCGGCAACGGTGAGATTGGGATAAGCATAGGGTGTTTCTACCAGGTAGCCGATGTCGTTCCATAAATTGAACTTAGGATCCAGCTTTTTCCCAAACAGATTCACCCTACCGCTGTCGGGTCTGATCATGCCCAGCAACATCCGGATCAGGCTGGTTTTACCTGCTCCGTTCAGGCCTAAAAAGCCATAGATCTCTCCCTCATTTACCTGAATGGAGATGTCGTTAACGGCCTTCGTTTCGCCGAACAATTTGGTAAGCCCGTTTGTACTGATGATTTCCACTGTGTACTGTGTTTAGCATTTAAGGATTAAGCATGGAAGCATTCATGCTGCATTGAGGTGCAAGCGCACCGCTATATAGCTGCACGCAATTCGCTGCAGCGCCCTCCAAAGCAGACAAAGTCGCGCCGAAAGGATAGGCTAAGCAGCTACTCCTGCTGAATATTTACAGCCTGCTTTTGTCCTGGTAGGTTTCTACCAGGTAGTCAATCATGGCATCCAGCGGATAGTGCTCCGTCATGGCAACGTAATCGGCGGTCATGCCATCAATAATGGCACTGAGCTTGAAGGTTTCAAGTTGTGGGTTCCTGAAGCCAAGCTTTGCCAGCAGCTCATTCATCTGCTGTACCCAATCCTGCATATCCCTGAAAATCTTGTCCATCAGCTCCTTGTTGTCGTTGATCTGCAGACCAAAGCGCTTGTAAAGCTTCCAGAACATCAGGTCGTTTTTAAGCGAATCCCTGATCTGGTAAAATGCTTCCCGGATCACTTCTTTAGGATCACCCTCCTTCTTGATGGTGGTAAACAGGCCTGCCATTTTTTCCATGGCCAGGTAAATGATCTGCTCGATCAGCTCCTCTTTGCTGGCGAAATAATTGTACAGCAGTCCCTTGGCAACACCCGCTTCCCGGGCAATTTTGCTGATGCTGGTGGCATCAAACCCCTCTTCAGCAAAAAGCCGGAGGGCAGTATTCAGCAGCTGCTCCCTGCGTTCCTGCCTGATTTCCTCATTCTGTGCTACTGTTCTGGGCGACATATGCTTTTGTTGATACTGGATAACCGGCTGCCAACAAGTGAATTATTTTTGGTTGACCGGTCAGTCATCAATAAGCCAAAGGTATAATCTCCTTTTGATATCTTCAAGCAGGCAACCAAAATTATTTATCTCATCCTGGAATCAGGAGCATGCCTGGCAGGAGAATGAGGCAGCAGGCAAACCTTCTTATCTGCACCCCCCGCCCTTAGTTATGGCATAAGTTTGGGTATTTAAAAATAACATAAGCTACAGTACAGCAAATACATAAATGAACAGGAGACATAAGGGTCTGCATATTGCTTTTGAGGCTACTAGTGCGTATGTTGTAAGGATAAACAAAAGACAGGCACCTCCTGGCTTTTACTGCGTTATACCAAACCCAAAGCATGCAAAACCACCGGCTGAAAATCTTTTTACTCAGCTTATACATAGCTGTTTTTCTATGGTCGGTCATAGAGCCAAAAGATATGTTCATCTGGATGCTGGAGGTTGCCCCTGCCGTTATGGCGCTGGCGGTTTTAGGGCTTACCTACAAAAGCTTCCCCCTCACTCCGCTCGCCTACCTGCTCATTACCCTGCATGCCTGCATTCTGTTTATTGGCGGGCACTACACCTATGCCGAAGTTCCCCTGTTCGACTGGATCCGTGATGCTTTTGATGGAAGCAGGAACAATTATGATAAGCTAGGCCATTTTGCGCAGGGGCTGGTGCCGGCCATTATAGCCAGAGAGATATTTATCAGGAAAGCAGTGGTAGAAAACAGAAAATGGCTTGCCTATTTTGTAATAACTACCTGCCTGGGCATTAGTGCAGGCTATGAGCTGCTGGAGTGGGTTGTGGCAGAAGGAACAGGTGCATCGGCCGACGCCTTTCTGGGCACCCAGGGC of the Flammeovirgaceae bacterium 311 genome contains:
- a CDS encoding TetR family transcriptional regulator (COG1309 Transcriptional regulator) yields the protein MFVVYIRYMGTKDRKEREKEELKGLILKAAKEIFFEKGYAQTSIRNIADRIEYSPGTIYLHFKDKDSIFHALQQEGFMLLRQQFGVLQVVADPFERLKAMGKLYLNFAMENPEYYDLMFVIRAPMNVLEAEACWDEGQTAFNVLVQVVQACIEQGHFKGYDTEEMAYVIWSTVHGMATISIRGRCRVISDEKRETIETLGYDTFVQMLNCM
- a CDS encoding membrane protein (COG3647 Predicted membrane protein); translated protein: MQNHRLKIFLLSLYIAVFLWSVIEPKDMFIWMLEVAPAVMALAVLGLTYKSFPLTPLAYLLITLHACILFIGGHYTYAEVPLFDWIRDAFDGSRNNYDKLGHFAQGLVPAIIAREIFIRKAVVENRKWLAYFVITTCLGISAGYELLEWVVAEGTGASADAFLGTQGYAWDTQSDMLSATFGAAMALLLFSQMHDRQILYVQAQPGILYVSKRLDVTA
- a CDS encoding transcriptional regulator, TetR family protein (COG1309 Transcriptional regulator), whose protein sequence is MSPRTVAQNEEIRQERREQLLNTALRLFAEEGFDATSISKIAREAGVAKGLLYNYFASKEELIEQIIYLAMEKMAGLFTTIKKEGDPKEVIREAFYQIRDSLKNDLMFWKLYKRFGLQINDNKELMDKIFRDMQDWVQQMNELLAKLGFRNPQLETFKLSAIIDGMTADYVAMTEHYPLDAMIDYLVETYQDKSRL
- a CDS encoding outer membrane efflux protein (COG1538 Outer membrane protein) is translated as MLFFSNISFHTLSQPSAREEPLQQYIREGLQTNLILQQKNIGLEKATHALKVASSYFLPAVSFNAGYIHGNGGRAIDLPIGDMLNPVYSTLNQLTETNNFPQIENVKQSFFPQNFYDAHLRTAVPLLNTDLYNNRRIQHERVQLQEWEVKAYERELVKNIKLAYYNYLSALEAVKIWQSALELVAQNLEVNQSLLRNGKGLPATVLRAQSELEGVKAQLQEAENNSLNAQRYFNFLLNRPQTSSIVPTEGIEEAVSAVPLLLAQNQAAVSHREELQMVQAGERLNQTLVQLKQQNWVPKVNAFLDLGAQADNMKYNSQARYYLMGLSLDVPLFSGFRNRYEIRQALLDVKHSQLSFEQTSQQLEMAAAVAQNNLATAHQNYAAAQQRLQAAQGYFKLLERGYTEGTNSLIEFIDARNQLTTSQLQLTLSTYKVLGALAQYEREISAQPIHH
- a CDS encoding bacitracin ABC transporter permease protein (COG1277 ABC-type transport system involved in multi-copper enzyme maturation, permease component); this encodes MEAQIGALKAELLKNRYSHILWVTFVAFGLAPLMGGVFMLIMRNPDAIAKASALNTKAQMIGFTADWNSYFGILSQALGVGGVLVFGFVASWIFGREYSEGTTKDLLALPTSRTRIIHAKFMVYAAWCFALVLSNLLIGFAIGSLLQLTATDYGAVAAHLKDYFTTAALTLLLGTPIAFFAIWGKGYLAPLGFVALALVLSQIVAATGYGYYFPWSVPGLFSGAGGEYKDQLDVLSYAILLLTAIAGYFATIAYWKYADHTK
- a CDS encoding ABC transporter-like protein (COG1131 ABC-type multidrug transport system, ATPase component) encodes the protein MEIISTNGLTKLFGETKAVNDISIQVNEGEIYGFLGLNGAGKTSLIRMLLGMIRPDSGRVNLFGKKLDPKFNLWNDIGYLVETPYAYPNLTVAENLKVYYQLRQLKHPGLITETIEKLKLGQYRDVKARHLSLGNQQRLGIAKALMHQPRLLILDEPINGLDPEGIVEVRSLLKELASRGSTIFLSSHILGEIAKVASRIGIIHAGRLMKELTTKELSGQLLRKILVTTNDNSSAIHYLISANYGAVLNENNEIEISDHRAIAHPENISRLLAEKAYPPKQLYLYTEDLEMYFLRTIKE